The DNA region TGAACTTGAATCGGCATCCCACAAGTCAGATTGTTTTAAACGGAAACGTCTATCTGCAGTCGGATTTGGGGGATCGAGGTTTCGTCAATATTTCTATGGCGGAAAATTCAATACTCCTAGTTGACGGTGACTTAATTCTGGGGCCAGGTGTTCATTTGCAAGTATGTAAGAATGCGACTTTGACTTTCGGCGGACGTAAGTCATCGTCGGGTAGTGGTATTACCTGCAATACGCGAGTCATGGTTAATCAAAATTTGACAATCGGTTCAGATTGTTTAATCGCATGGGATTGTTTTATTTCCGATTGTGATTGGCACCAAATCCACAACCAGCCAAACACAATCTCAGTAAAAATCGGCGATGGCGTCTGGGTAGCTCAGGGGGTGACGATTCTTAAGGGAAGCAACATCGGTAGCGGAAGTATCGTTGCAAGCAAATCGGTCGTCGCGGGAGGCGTGTTTGGGCCACAATCTTTGATTGCAGGCAATCCAGCGAGGGTGGTTCGACATCCTGTTGCTTGGTCTCGCGATTTGGATCCAACGCATTGATTCAATCCATTAATCGGCAAGACGAACTGACGACTCGGGAACAGGACACTCGAAATTCAATAGTTTCGGCAGACCACAAATCTGAGTCGAACAGCTATGGTCAGGTACTGAAGGCATCGTCAATCATTGGTGGGTCCCAAGTGGTGACGGTGATCATCGGGATGGTCCGAACCAAGTTGGTGGCGATGCTGATCGGGCCGACCGGGATCGGGCTAGTCGGCATGTTCCAGTCGATCACTGGGCTGGCCGCTATCATCGCTGGACTGGGGATCCAAACCAGCGGGGTACGGGATGTCGCCGTGGCCGCCGGCGCTGCCGACGAGCGCCGTATTGCCGAAACGGTTTTGACCCTCCGCCGCGTCTGCTGGCTCACCGGACTTCTGGGTTGTTTCCTCCTCTATCTCAGTGCCGGTTTCCTAAGCCAAAAGACATTCGGTTCCCTCGACTACGTTTGGGCAATTCGTTTACTTGGCTTAACCATTTTGATGGGCAACATCGCCGGTGGACAATCGGCGATCATCCAAGGGACGCGTCGAATCGGCGATTTGGCGAGAATGCGAGTCCTCAGCGCAGTCGGTTCGACAGTGGTCGCGGTCGGTTTTTACGTCTGGATGGGAATCGATGGCATTATCCCCGCACTGCTAGCGATCGGCGCCATCACGCTGGCCGTTTCCACATATTTTGCCCAACGAGTACCGATTCAGAAAAGCTCCATACCATTGCGGGAGAGCTTGCGACAAGCCCGAGGACTCTTGAATCTTGGCCTAGCGTTTGTTTGGAGCGGGCTGATGGCCACGCTCGTCGCATACCTGACACGAGTTTGGATTGCGGCAGAAATCGACCTTCGTTCCGTAGGCATCTACACGGCGGCCTTTGGACTCTCGGGACTGTTTGTCCAGTTCGTGCTGCAGGCGATGGGTGCCGATTACTATCCGCGATTAACCGCGGTGGCGCATGATCCGGTCCAGATGAACCAGTTGATCAATCAGCAGACGGAGATTGGATTACTGTTGGCATTCCCGGGATTACTGGCAACTCTTGCGCTTGCACCGTTAGCCATTGCGTTGTTTTACACAGCGGAATTTGCACCGGCGGCGGGGCTCCTTCGATGGTTCGTCCTGGGCTGCATGGGGCGGGTTATATCCTGGCCCTTGGGGTTTTCGATGCTCGCACTGAGCCGAGGCAATCTTTTTGCCCTTACCGAAACGATCTTTAATCTACTGCACTTGGCGGGAATTTGGGTTGGACTTCATTACTTTGGTCTGCAGGCGGTCGCGGTCGCCTTTGCGTTCCTCTATTTGGTCTGTACGGCGGGCATGCTAATCACGACGCATTACTTGACAGGCTTTCGCTGGAACCATGAAGTCATCAAATTGCTCGCTTGGATGATACCGGTTGCCTTGGTCGTCCTTTTGCTCGACGGCTGGTTGTCACCAGCTTTCAGTTCCTGTTTTGGCGTCATAGCGACAATGGTGGCAACGGTCCTGTGCCTTAGGCATCTGGTGACGTGTTTAGGTACCCAGCACCGCATTTCAAAAACCTTACTTCGCATTCCCGGTGGTATTTGGTTCACACGAGGACTAAACCAGGCATGACAAACACGGGCAAAGACGCACTCGAACGTCCGTTAGTCACCTTCTCGCTTCTTGCTTACAATCAAGAGAAGTATATCCGAAAGGCAGTAGAAGGTGCCTTCGCCCAGACCTATTCGCCCTTGGAAATAATTCTCTCTGATGATTGTTCTACAGATTCAACATTTTCAATCATTCAAGAAATGGTCGCAGACTATCATGGCCGCCACCGCGTTCAGGTCATTCGAAACGAAAAAAACCTTGGTCTGATAGGCCATATCAACAAAGTGTTGTCAACGGTCAAGACAGATTGGGTAGTATTGGCTGCTGGAGACGATGTTTCACTCGATCACCGATGCCAGGAAATAGTTGAGAGGGTAAGGAGGGAACCTGATTTAAAGGGTCTGTTTTCGGGTTACATTGAATGCGATGAATTGCTGTGTCCGATTCGTACCGTGACCCCGTTGCAAGCATCAAATATTGGCGCGTTGCAGGTCTGTCGTGGCGGCGGGTATGTTTTCCCTGGGGCAACTTTTGCCATCCACCAAGATTGCTTTACGCTCTTTGGTCCTCTTCGGCCTAGGATTCTAGCCGAGGATTGGGTATTGCCGCTTCGCGCGGCAGTACTGGGAAAAATTGGTTTCCTTAAGAGCAGTCTCGTTAAGAAACGAGGACTCTCAGAGTCGCTGACACGTGTAAACAAACGAATAATGGGGGACATTCTACCAAAAAACAGTTGCCCTGAAGAAATATACGAAAACCTCGCTACAATCCGAAGGGCCCACCGATCAGGTGAGATCAGTCTCTTGAAGTCGAAAACGCTTGCTATCACTATTCAGCTGCATTGGAATATCCGTTGCTGCGAATGTGCAAATGAGCCGGTTGGCACGCTGCGTCTGCTTAGAGGACTGGCATCCAGTTTCATATTAATGCGACTTCGGGATACTATTCGTTTATCTGAAAACTGCCTGACGCTGTTCCTCAACAAGAGCAGAGCACGCAGTCAAGAGAAATGCAAGAACCTTTGAAAGCAGAGCAAAAACAACGATGATGAAAGTACCGTTTCGCAAAGGCACTGTTACGGTTGTTATTCCTGCTTACAACTCGGAAAAGACAATTATTGAGGCCCTTGAGAGTGTATTATCGCAGACACTCCTACCGTCAGAGATCATAGTCATTGACGATGGATCCGTTGATGGTACAGGTCGTATTGCAAATGGCCTGTCGGACTTAATCAACGTCATTCGGCAAGAGAATTCCGGTTCAAGCGCTGCGAGGAATAGGGGGATAAAAGAGGCCCGTGGTGAGTGGATCGCCTTTCTTGACGCGGATGATCAGTGGAAGTCAAATCGTCTTGAGTCCCAATTCAAACTCTTGAGGGAATGCCCCAATATAATGTGGATGTCGGGCATGTACGATATTGTGAGAAGTAGGAAGGTGGTGGGGCAGTCGTCTCTTGGCATGCTTTGTGATCTTGCTGAGACCACATGCGTTGTGCCGGACGCGTTGGAACTGCTCGCGAGTGGGGCATCTCTATGGACCGGAACTGTCTTGGTCAAGAGATCAGCACTTTCCGAGGTTGGTGATTTTGATGTCCGGCAGCGAACGAGTCACGATACAGATATGTGGATCAGGCTAGGTGTTCGTTTTCCTCGCATTGGATTTGTTCGAATTCCAATCGCGAAATATGCTATCGGTAGAGAAGCCAGCCTGACCGCGACTGCCGTTGCGGATAGTGATGAGACCAGCATCCTTATGCTGGAGCGGATCATAGCAACACTGCCTCATGTACCAGAAAACCGGAGAGGTCACCTGTTAACGTTTGCAAACATGAGGGCAACCCAGACTCTTCAGTGCGCGATCCGTGCGGGAAGGACGAAGCACGCACGAAGGTTAATGAACGAACTGCGCAACTTAAAGCTTAACGGGTGGCCATTTTGGTATTCGATGGCAACTTCAATACCAGAACATGTCGCAATCCCCGCCACCTCCTTTGCAAGGCGCCTTCTGCGAAGAGGGATATAAGCTGTACCTAAGTCCTTTATAGGTAGATGCGTTTTGAATATTGCTTGACGTTTGTCGAGGCAAGCGGTGCGATTTTGGTTTCTGGAATGCTCCACAGCACCCGCCCCAAGAGTTATGAAAGTCTATCAGCCAAGATTGGCGAAAGGACTTTCAATGAAGAATCGAAAACGACATTCACCCGAGCAAATTGTCAAAAAGCTGCGTGACGCCGATGCGTTGCTCGCGGCCGGCAAGAGTGTTGGCGAAGTATTGCAGACGCTCGAGGTCAGCGAAGCGACGCTCAGTCGCTGGCGAAGCCAGTTCGGCGGCATGAAGAGTGAAGAAGCCAAAAGATTGAAAATGCTCGAGGACGAGAACAATCGGCTCAAGAAGATCGTTGGCGACCAAGCCCTCGACATACGGATGCTCAAGGAGATCACCAAGGGAAACAGACAAGCCCTCAGTCGCGACGTGATACCGTGCAGACGCTCCAGCGGAAGTTCTCCGTCTCGGAGCGTCGCGCGTGCGAGGTTCTCGATCAGCCGCGATCGAGCCAGCGATATGTAGGGCAACCCAAGGGCGAAGATGCGCGGCTGACCAGGGAGATTCTTGAACTTGTTCGTCAGCGA from Novipirellula artificiosorum includes:
- a CDS encoding O-antigen translocase, producing MIQSINRQDELTTREQDTRNSIVSADHKSESNSYGQVLKASSIIGGSQVVTVIIGMVRTKLVAMLIGPTGIGLVGMFQSITGLAAIIAGLGIQTSGVRDVAVAAGAADERRIAETVLTLRRVCWLTGLLGCFLLYLSAGFLSQKTFGSLDYVWAIRLLGLTILMGNIAGGQSAIIQGTRRIGDLARMRVLSAVGSTVVAVGFYVWMGIDGIIPALLAIGAITLAVSTYFAQRVPIQKSSIPLRESLRQARGLLNLGLAFVWSGLMATLVAYLTRVWIAAEIDLRSVGIYTAAFGLSGLFVQFVLQAMGADYYPRLTAVAHDPVQMNQLINQQTEIGLLLAFPGLLATLALAPLAIALFYTAEFAPAAGLLRWFVLGCMGRVISWPLGFSMLALSRGNLFALTETIFNLLHLAGIWVGLHYFGLQAVAVAFAFLYLVCTAGMLITTHYLTGFRWNHEVIKLLAWMIPVALVVLLLDGWLSPAFSSCFGVIATMVATVLCLRHLVTCLGTQHRISKTLLRIPGGIWFTRGLNQA
- a CDS encoding glycosyltransferase family 2 protein — protein: MMKVPFRKGTVTVVIPAYNSEKTIIEALESVLSQTLLPSEIIVIDDGSVDGTGRIANGLSDLINVIRQENSGSSAARNRGIKEARGEWIAFLDADDQWKSNRLESQFKLLRECPNIMWMSGMYDIVRSRKVVGQSSLGMLCDLAETTCVVPDALELLASGASLWTGTVLVKRSALSEVGDFDVRQRTSHDTDMWIRLGVRFPRIGFVRIPIAKYAIGREASLTATAVADSDETSILMLERIIATLPHVPENRRGHLLTFANMRATQTLQCAIRAGRTKHARRLMNELRNLKLNGWPFWYSMATSIPEHVAIPATSFARRLLRRGI
- a CDS encoding glycosyltransferase translates to MTNTGKDALERPLVTFSLLAYNQEKYIRKAVEGAFAQTYSPLEIILSDDCSTDSTFSIIQEMVADYHGRHRVQVIRNEKNLGLIGHINKVLSTVKTDWVVLAAGDDVSLDHRCQEIVERVRREPDLKGLFSGYIECDELLCPIRTVTPLQASNIGALQVCRGGGYVFPGATFAIHQDCFTLFGPLRPRILAEDWVLPLRAAVLGKIGFLKSSLVKKRGLSESLTRVNKRIMGDILPKNSCPEEIYENLATIRRAHRSGEISLLKSKTLAITIQLHWNIRCCECANEPVGTLRLLRGLASSFILMRLRDTIRLSENCLTLFLNKSRARSQEKCKNL
- a CDS encoding acyltransferase, with the translated sequence MFSLFSCIVKRVLRTVRSNRLPKPTSGVGRFVYKSNRVSLNLNRHPTSQIVLNGNVYLQSDLGDRGFVNISMAENSILLVDGDLILGPGVHLQVCKNATLTFGGRKSSSGSGITCNTRVMVNQNLTIGSDCLIAWDCFISDCDWHQIHNQPNTISVKIGDGVWVAQGVTILKGSNIGSGSIVASKSVVAGGVFGPQSLIAGNPARVVRHPVAWSRDLDPTH